The following proteins are co-located in the Labeo rohita strain BAU-BD-2019 unplaced genomic scaffold, IGBB_LRoh.1.0 scaffold_75, whole genome shotgun sequence genome:
- the LOC127161835 gene encoding gastrula zinc finger protein XlCGF26.1, whose product MASVKEESEDVKIEGEFRVKHEDTEEQTDLMPLKEESQELNEMEEKNQYVKSHDFITADKSSSYSQTHKTQTRNLKVQMSVYTGEKPFICEQCGKSFRRKQSLQIHLKIHSGEKLFICPQCGQRFTLKKTLSAHMRVHTGEKPYSCQQCGKSFPRKGNLKIHMRIHTGEKPYPCQHCGKSFSVKGNLKNHLQVHSGEKPFMCSQCGKSFLQNRQLEVHMRVHTGERLFICSQCVKSFKQKKELDAHMKIHTGEKPHTCKLCGKSYKIKGHLTIHMRVHTGEKPFVCDHCGKSFRYKESLNHHMRIHSGEKCFICHLCGMSFPDRNHLENHAKIHAGEKLFMCHHCGKSFKQRANLENHRRIHTGEKPYTCTQCGRSFTVKGHLEYHMRLHTGEKPFTCPNCGKSFTNKGNLKTHLRVHTGEKPYKCLQCENSFTYHTELKRHLQTHSGEKLLFSSA is encoded by the exons ATGGCGTCtgttaaagaggagagtgaagacgTGAAGATTGAAGGAGAATTCAGagtcaaacatgaagatacggaggaacaaacag ACCTGATGCCCCTGAAAGAGGAGAGTCAGGAACTGAATGAAATGGAAGAGAAAAATCAGTATGTGAAAAGTCATGACTTCATAACTGCAGACAAATCTTCTAGTTACTCACAGACTCATAAAACACAAACTAGGAACCTTAAAGTCCAGATGAGCGTTTACACCGGAGAGAAGCCGTTCATCTGtgaacagtgtggaaagagtttcaggcGAAAACAAAGCCTTCAAATCCACTTAAAAATCCACAGTGGAGAGAAACTGTTCATTTGCCCTCAGTGCGGACAGagatttacactgaaaaaaacactcagtgcccacatgagagttcacacggGAGAGAAGCCGTActcctgccaacagtgtgggaagagtttccCACGGAAAGGAAATCTTAAAattcacatgagaattcacactggagaaaagccgTACCCCTGCCAGCACTGTGGCAAGAGCTTCTCGGTAAAAGGAAATCTTAAAAATCACCTGCAGGTTCACAGCGGGGAGAAGCCGTTCATGTGCTCTCAATGCGGAAAGAGTTTCTTACAAAACAGACAACTTGAGGTTCACATGCGGGTCCACACCGGGGAGAGGCTGTTCATCTGCTCTCAGTGTGTGAAGAGCTTTAAGCAGAAAAAAGAACTTGATGCCcacatgaaaattcacactggagagaaacctcaCACCTGCAAACTGTGTGGGAAGAGCTACAAAATCAAAGGACACCTTACGattcacatgagagttcacaccggagagaagccGTTCGTTTGTGATcactgtggaaagagtttccGATATAAAGAAAGTCTTAATCATCACATGAGGATTCACTCAGGAGAGAAATGTTTTATCTGTCATCTGTGTGGAATGAGTTTCCCAGACAGGAATCACCTCGAGAATCATGCAAAGATTCACGCCGGAGAGAAGCTCTTCATGTGCCATCACTGCGGAAAGAGTTTCAAACAAAGAGCGAACCTTGAGAATCACAGGAGGattcacaccggagagaaaCCTTACACCTGCACTCAATGTGGAAGGAGCTTCACGGTTAAAGGACACCTTGAGTATCACATGAGACttcacaccggagagaagccGTTCACCTGCCCGAACTGTGGAAAGAGCTTCACAAATAAAGGAAACCTTAAGACTCActtgagagttcacactggagagaaaccttacaaGTGTCTGCAGTGTGAAAATAGTTTCACATACCACACAGAACTGAAACGGCATTTGCAAACTCATTCTGGAGAGAAACTGCTGTTTTCCTCAGCGTGA